One Engystomops pustulosus chromosome 11, aEngPut4.maternal, whole genome shotgun sequence DNA window includes the following coding sequences:
- the LBX1 gene encoding transcription factor LBX1, with translation MTSKEEAKSSSVEERRRNALDHLPPPANSNKPLTPFSIEDILNKPSVRRSYTICGTAHLLSTSEKPPPAGLPLSSRALLSQTSPLCALEELASKTFKGLEVSVLQAAEGRDGMTIFGQRQTPKKRRKSRTAFTNHQIYELEKRFLYQKYLSPADRDQIAQQLGLTNAQVITWFQNRRAKLKRDLEEMKADVESAKKLSPTAVEAVLTISELEETESLSTSKSPQNGMGSHLQMSPSSPYTDQHTSKECSEDEEDVEIDVDD, from the exons ATGACATCCAAGGAAGAAGCCAAATCATCTTCTGTGGAAGAGAGAAGGAGAAATGCCTTGGACCACTTACCACCTCCTGCAAATTCTAACAAACCCCTGACTCCCTTTAGTATTGAGGACATCCTGAATAAGCCTTCAGTCAGGAGAAGTTACACCATCTGTGGGACAGCTCATCTACTGTCCACCTCTGAGAAGCCCCCTCCTGCAGGGCTACCTCTGTCCAGCAGGGCACTTCTATCCCAAACCTCACCTCTATGTGCCCTGGAGGAACTGGCCAGCAAGACCTTCAAAGGGCTGGAAGTCAGTGTCCTGCAAGCTGCAGAAG GACGAGATGGGATGACAATATTTGGCCAGAGACAGACCCCCAAAAAGAGGAGAAAATCCAGAACAGCTTTTACAAACCATCAGATCTATGAGCTGGAGAAACGATTTTTATACCAGAAATATTTATCCCCTGCAGACAGAGACCAAATCGCACAACAATTGGGACTGACCAATGCTCAGGTCATCACCTGGTTCCAGAACCGAAGAGCAAAGCTCAAAAGAGACCTGGAGGAGATGAAAGCTGATGTGGAGTCAGCCAAAAAACTCAGCCCCACCGCAGTGGAGGCTGTGCTCACTATCTCAGAACTGGAGGAGACTGAGTCATTGTCCACGTCCAAGTCGCCCCAAAATGGCATGGGCAGCCACCTGCAGATGTCCCCATCATCCCCCtacacagaccagcacaccagcAAAGAGTGctcagaggatgaggaggacgtgGAGATAGATGTCGATGACTGA